From the genome of Clavelina lepadiformis chromosome 2, kaClaLepa1.1, whole genome shotgun sequence:
ctctgattggtctaagCATGTTTTTTATAGCCCTAAGTAAGATTCTTAACGAAATCTTAATTTTTGATCCAGCCTCCTTCAATACCATTCTTTGCTTTTCAAAGGAACTGTTTATGATACTTTCCCAAAAGAGGCTCATTTCATGGCTTCAGATACATGTTGTAGTGTTTGTCAGGTTTCTTTATCGATTCCTTCGGAATTGCAATCTGTGAAATTTCATGCTTGCTTACTCAATTAGAATGACTTACTACCTACTACACAACAAATTGTGCTCATAGCCACAGTTATGCTTGGGTGCACTACTGAGGTTACAGATCATCGTCTTGTCTTATGGCTACAATAGCTTCAGGTGTGCTTGTTACATAGCAGATTTTCATTATTGTACTGCTCATAACCCAATAATCACATGCATTTTGATGTTTGTGATCTTTTTTGGTTCAGCTTGTAGTGTTATATCGAAATTTGCATTGTATCGGGGTACCTTCTTATTATGTTTCACTGTACTACAGTGCTGATAATGACAGTTATCAAAATAGTTGCTAGGACCTCATAGATTTAATTAAGGTGAAGTTTACAATTTGATCTTCAAATTTCTATCATAGTTTgattatttatattaattataatcAATGGAATTATCACTAAGTAATGAAACCTGtgtaattgttttctttttgctaAGACCATCATGTCACCACCACACAATGATCACTTACTTTATTTGTAGTGAAATACCCAGGATGAGTGACATAGATACTAATACGGGCttgttcaaatggcggatccggatcttttcaactttttgtgtggatcTTCTAATGTAGTTTTGAAACAATCATGCAGCTGTAGCtcacttcacttttgacttttacaaagttaaaaataagttgtaGGCCCTACAATGTAGGGTGCATTTACATACATAAAGCACcagaaaaattaaagcatgtccaatatgtttactattcgtatttagtggatcatcacGTTGGCTGTTgtggatcatggcagaaatcatttgaacacccctgtACTAAtacttttactttattattGTATCCTAATATCCTGGGCCagtgttaattttgttttacctAGGAAAATTTGCCACCGGTAATATTATTGTCACCTGTTGTGGTATCATTGTAATAAAAACCTGCCCTTTGCAGCTATATCGACACTATCAGTCCTGAAGAAGTTGAAGCATTATCTATGGACAAAATACGGAATTTTGCCTTAAAAACAGATGGCTTATATGTTGTTTCTGTAAGTtactaaatttttattgtaaacatttgcttcACTTTTTTACCTACTGGTACTTTTTAAACCTTTTGAAGCGATACTAGAATCACTATATTTCTTTTAGCATCCTTGTACATTTTTACCTTTGTTTAGAATGGCAAAAAACTGGTACAACATAATGAGGGACcttcaaaacagaaaaataaatttcatgcGGCACTCCGCGATCCAAAGGATGTTTTGAAAGCTGCAGCTGGAGTTTTATCTCAATCCACTGAATGAATTTTAAGCAGTGTTTATAATTCCTATTTCCtcacatttttgtttatacttattaataattaattaatactGTGAGTTTTTTACTGTAAAATGAGTTACTGTAATTAATACGTTCAAAGTGTTTTAATATTCAGGTATGTTGCACAAACATTGGTCAGTGTTctgtaattttttaataaataggATATAACACAAATTGGCAAAAATTGTATTAACTGTTGTATTTGTTATTGCACTTGATAATAATGCTTCCATtataagttttaaataatgttTATTGTATAATGAATTTGTCTTCATTGATGCATCTATCGACATTTAAGGCTTTGCATGCTTTTTTGTAGAGTctaatgaaaaattttgatgatAGACAGTTACCTTTAAGCAGTGCATTGGTTGAATACAAAGACATGTTATATTCactgtattttatttcattcataTAACTCTTGTCACTGTATCATACTTCCAAGTTGGTGTCTTATTGACTGAAGTGGTGTTCCAACAAATAATACATGTatactttttgatttttgaaaacgtAGATGTTTAaggaaattgtttttaattgagCAAAAATGCTATTAAGAAACTGCTTCATTCGATCATGGGGCGCATTTAAAGGTTAGTTGTCAACTGATAGGACTAGTAGTCCTAACACTTTGCTCCTTGTTGAATAATCTGCTATGTTGTTTATCCTCATAAAATGTATGATCTGTGGTAAAAACAGAAGTGATGCTTATACTAATCTGTAATGGTTCTTTGTTCATGTTTTTCAACAGATATTTGCAAGCCCAGTGTTGCTCACACCCAGCATAATTTATTTCGATTTTATGTCAATGATGTTCCAAATGATTCTCCCAAAGTATGTGTGGTTGGTAGTGGCCCATCTGGATTTAGTATTACACAAACACTCTTGAAGGTTTGCACcaatgtttcatttaaatctGTTGGTTTggttcaatttttgtttaattttgagaGAGTTCATACATTGATTGATGATGTTTGCAGAATCATCCATCATTGTTAGTGGATATGTATGAAAAGCTTCCTGTACCATTTGGATTGATAAGATACGGTGTTGCACCAGATCACCAAGATGTGAAGGTTAGTTGTCATTTAGCAAGTATACTACTTTTCTTTAATTAACAGCTACATAAACACTTGTGTTGAGTATCCTGTGTTTAATACTCTTGGAAACAGGATAGTTGTTGGAGATGCAGAAATTTAAGTTATTATTGATACTTCTGCTAAACAAGTAATGTACtagtttttttgttgtacttTGCTGCAGTATTTACTTATGCAATGTATGGAATTAATGCTGCTTTGACATTTCACATATTTTCCAGAATTGTATCAATGGGTACAATAAGACAGCTGAATCACATCGCTTCTCATTTTACGGAAACATTGAAGTTGGCAAGGATGTATCGTTAGATATGTTGTGGTCGCAATACCATGCTGTCATCCTTGTAGGTAAACATACCAAGATAGCTCTTCACTATATCTACATCTCAGTTTATCTGCTACTGATTTATTCTTCAAAAAAGTGATTGTTACTAATATTCCTAATGCGGGTAATAACATTTGCAAGGTACCCTGTAgattatgaaaacattttactaaaattgcAATGTATTCATACAGTGCACTGGAGCTCAAAAAGAAAGGAATCTCAACATCCCTGGCCAGGTACTTTACGATTAACCTTAGTTTGTTGTGGAGAGAACTGCAGCACTTTAATTACTTGtttgaaattagaaaaaataaagtgttgaataatattgtttctttgatattattttaaacttaatttttagAAATCAAAGAACAtatttacatcaaagcaatttgTTGGTTGGTACAATGGGCTGCCAGAATATCAGAAGGTTTTTagcttttttaaacataaactaAAAGCAATGATTTTTAATAACATATATATCTGAAATTATTATCACTCTTTttgatattaaaaaaattaattccaagttttttgtattttgtcaTACATTTTTTAGCTTGACATTGATTTATCTGGCGGCAATGCTGTTATTGTTGGGGTGGGCAATGTTGCTTTGGATGTTGCCAGAATGCTTCTTAAACCTCAAGGTCTGCTTAAGGTATTACCATGGCTTGTATTTAGTGACGCTAGTATTTCTTGAATGAAAAACATAATTGATTATTTGcatgatttgtttttatcagGAGACTGATATTGCGACAGAGGCTCATGAAAAACTATTGCAgtcaaatatcaaaaatgtttttttgatagGAAGGCGTGGACCGCTTCAGATGGCATGCACAAGAAAGGTTTCTGTTTGCTGAATGTAATTTCTTTGTGTCATAATGGCTAGCTAACGTTAAAAGTGTTACTGCGAagcttttgtttcaaaagtaaTGCTTCATGTCAACAATATACATTTTAATCAACAAGGAACTTTCGGAAATAACGGATCTTCCCCATATATCAACTAGCATTGAAGAGGAACACTTTGGCAAAGCTGTTCAAGACGCTTTGAAAAAGAAAGGTTATACACAGGATTTTCTCTTCACAACCTGGGTTTCTATAGTGTGTCGTACAAGTGCTATGGAAATTATTGCTTTTGTTTGCAGATTTGAAGCGAAGGAAACAACAGCGACTTGTCAGctatttgttaaaaatggcaaaaatgtCCAAGAGCAATGTTTCAGCTGATAGCAATCTCTCCGTGTTGTTTTTGCGTGCACCTCTtgaaattattacaaataacaaactagtgaaatcaattaaatttttaaaataccgAATGAAAGTAAGTGTGAATTTTATCTGATTTAGAATCGAAATCCTTTTCATTAGTGTTTGTCAACATTGTACTCAATGTACATCACTACTGGATCGCAGACTTAGCCTATCGGTCCTTATAGAatctataattataattatacacTTTTAACTCGCCAACCTAAAAGAAAGAATGTACAAACGAATAGCTAACACAGTAGTTCTGTGTTAACAATAATATAAGTTTTTTGTAGTAAGTTGATTTCTTTTCAGTAAGCGTTTTCTACTTATTTGGATAGAGAAAGTTAATTGTTTCCTTGGTGTTAATATATGTGGGAATGcgttaatttgtttcaaacgGTGGTTGGTCATTGCAACCCATGTACGATTAAACTTTGGACAATGCAACCAACGAACGACCTACCCACATTGGTCCAGTCGTCATGGAATTTACCTCCTTGGCTTAAATGTCCCAGGTTGAGATAACATGGAACCGTTTCAAAGAGCTTATAAATGTTATACTATGTTAGATAAATAATTGAAGAAGTACAgtacaataaaatatacaaaatgtcaaaatgCGGCGTAAAAGATTATTATAGTGTGTTCTGAATTTCCTAACATCATACGGGTTTATACGACTGATTGTTTTAACAGGATGACAATCCTTATGAAGCGAAACCTGTTTCCACGGAAGAAGTAGAGGAAATTCCGTGTGATCTTTTAGTGTCTTGCATCGGTTATGATAATGAGCCTATAGATTCTGCAAAAATACCTTTCGAAAATGGAAAAATCGTTCAAGTTAATGGTCGTATTTTAGACGATGAAGGTATGTATTTTTGCAGTTGGCTAAAAAGTCCTGAAGGTGAGTGATTTTCATCCTATAGCCAACTCCCCTCAAGGTTTCGTACAACTCCGCGCTTAGCGGTCATGTTTCGTAACCGTTTTGCACACGCCATTGTTTGGTGTAGTTCGATGACCAACCACGCTGGCAAAGGCCAGCAAAGTTTTGAAACTAGGATGGGcgagtaatttttgtaaatgtttttccaAACATGTTTTCATTAGCCTTGGCCTACCCTTTGTTTATCGATAAACATCTTTCACCCATTGTAAACGATTTGGTTGCGTAGCTTTTGTAAAGCTATACCAAAAAgtgtttgttgatttttttatggTACCGCACATGTCTATAGACGTAATTCAACTTTCTAAATCCGACATTTTGACGTAGGATTTCTGTCTATTCTTGTTTGCTATGCTATTTATTTAGTTAGATACAGTAGACGTcaacaaactaaaaactttgcaaaatttttgcagTAGTGGCATTTCAATGTTCAATCTGTTTATTAATGAAGGATTGTATGCATGTGGTTGGTGTAATCACGGTGCTAAAGGCGTTCTAGCTGACAGTTCAAACGACAGTATGCTCACTGGGTCGACTGTGTTATCTGatctacattttttgtttgcaaaaaaaggaAATCTTAGTGGAAGTAGACAGATaattacacattttaaaaattcaggTTTGTTTTACTGCAGGTTGACCAACCGTACTGCACTAAATTACCTAAATTTTAATCGTTTATCAATTTGCAATGAGCATTTATGTCATAAGTTGATTTTAGATGTTTGCACTTTATAATTTAAGACAAGAAACCGTGTTTCTGATTCAGGTAAAACTATTGTCAAGTGGAACGACTGGAAGAAAATAGACCATTTTGAAGTAACTTCCGgaaaaaaaatgaacaaaatacgGGAAAAGGTCTTGTCATATGATGAAATGATTTCATTCGTGAGAAGCTGATCTGAAGTATTTAAAGATTTGGAAAAGTCTTTAACCTGAACCATGCTTCATATTGTTGTCATTGTCGTCACTTTCTGCGTTAAGCTTGCAACTTATAGTTTACTGAAAAGTCGCCTAAACTTCTAAAGCCACACTGTGGTAGCTGTCCGTTGGCAAATATCAAGTTATGCAGTGCTTTAACTTTTCGGTTAGTTATTTCGTTGCTTTATTCGAtaatcaaataataaaaagctattaataataattaatgcatAATCTTCTCTTGCTAGTACCCTTAAAGACGACAGGGGCCCAGTTTTAAGAAAGCAGTAAAACCGGCCCACCCGAGGTAGGCTATGCCATGTCCGTCTCTTCTACCATTTAAATATGCTATTTATAACTAAATGGAAACGAGTAAATAATGGGAgttgaaattttattataaaggaGCTAAACTAGAGGATTGGCAATGACTCCCCTTTCAAGAAACTTACATAAAATACTTAATTCGAGTTGATCCACTATAATTAGGCCTAGATTTCATCAATAAAGTAAACGAATAACTTAAACCTCTGTCTGAACACAAAAAGTGTGTTTTAAAGTGAAGTTATTTATCCACCAACGCGTATGTTACAATTGTACCAACGCGAATTCTGTTTATTTCCTAAAGCTTTCTTGTTGACAGAAATTCTATTTTCTTAGCTTAGTTTCAGATATTCATTGCCGTGAATTACAAACAGCAGAACATATCCTCTTCGACTGTCGTGTCCTGCAACCACCCATAGGCCAAGACGACCTAAAGACCCCTGACGAGGAAGGGAAGAGATGGCTGCAATTGGTAGCTGAATATGTTTGAGCCGACCTCATacgaaagaagaagaagaagaagaagaagattgCCGTGAATTGACTCGAACCTTTCATATCCATAGAATTGAGTGACAACCGTCAGTACTAACAAATGACTCCAATTGCGACTCAAGTTTCATGACTTGGTTACGAGTTTCGGttcaacttacaaaactttttgtcTACTATGGATTCTTTAGCAAACTGTAActgcaatttttaaaatgcattGATAGTAGAGAATCAGTTTTTTTGAATTCTCACCCAAAGGCAGGAAGTGGAACTGCACAATCCTGTAGAAGTAGTGGTTAATGCTGAGCTAAATAGAAATATCAAATGAAATGTCATTTTAAACTTACAGTTGTTTACTGTGACGCGTGTAAGTGCTGAGGTGAAAAAACAAGGATTGAAATGTTCTCAACTTCAGTTCTTGTATTGGATAAGCTGCAACTTTAATTCAAATAACAGAGTGCAGGCTTAAGATCAGACAAAAGAAGAAAGAGTTTTGAAAAACCTGAGCACTGAAAAATATGGTTATAACTTTGATCAAATGATTATAATtagtaaagtattttttaacaaacatcTAAGTCACCACCACCAAAGTGGCGCCACCAGCCTCAAGTAAATCACGCTTCGACCTAACAAAATCTTAAAGATGAAAGCAAGTCGAAGAACAATAGCGATGAGGAGGTTGCCATCAGGTTACTTTAAGGAAGCGTCAAACACCTAAAGCTAAGATCTTTATggaaatgttgtacacctacgtagggctttaaaaaacctatttagaccaatcagaatgcacCATGGTTGGCGTTGTTTTCAatcctgggaattaccctagcagttggcgcgCTTCAATGTCGCAGGTGGCGTGCAGAAATAGGCTAAACAATAGCATGAAAATAGCTCAAATTGGGTGTTTTACaccaaaaattctagtttTTAATTTGGGGCTCAGTAAggaaaagtttgaatcatgtttttttgatggcattttatggaatggtggttcaaagcatactgaattaacatgaaaaatttcagagagtcCATTGGAGGATATTTCCAGTAATCAGTATTTTggtaaatatactgtataataaaacaaacaaagattttatggcatttttcgGTGTTTGACGTAACTGAACTAACGTAAATGCGAAGTCTCACGCTGCACAGAGAGCAACGGCAATTGCAGGAAGAAGTAGGCTATCGGTACTAAAAGGATATAACTGCAattggccaaaccttatgatcatcaactgcaaaatttggaatcacatttgtgagtggatgccatcacaaagactttcaaggtgttacctgttcaaaacgcttttatatcagccaaccgaaccgatctacgtttccatcgctccacaaatttgagaatctacctgctgaatattcttatcaatctccttgatcgtgcagctttgcgcagaggcgataccgtagctgatgaggaacttccgaggcgcggttattgctagttgaaaactatacccaataccccgccctttcgactcttacagagacgattgaggcaatatctgaagaattccgtggaattcctatgttgcttatactccagggtccagacgtctgcttgcagcacgcagaccttcactctttacgaaagcaaatcataatgaacggaatgagtctaaataagtagttcaactgttcaagtcacagtgtgttgttaaacgtttaaaacggccaaccacaaactgtagtcaaaacgttcggtatagtgtcgtaagtggacaagccagaagccactctggcttcagcgcattcaacgtgtaaatctttcgccttttactaaagatttccgtgtgccggagcatataatgagtcgaagaaaatttgttcagagccgcggcaatgctgtggccaaaccttatgatcatcaactgcaaaatttggaatcacatttgtgagtggatgccatcacaaagactttcaaggtgttacctgttcaaaacgcttttatatcagccaaccgaaccgatctacgtttccatcgctccacaaatttgagaatctacctgctgaatattcttatcaatctccttgatcgtgcagctttgcgcagaggcgataccgtagctgatgaggaacttccgaggcgcggttattgctagttgaaaactatacccaataccccgccctttcgactcttacagagacgattgaggcaatatctgaagaattccgtggaattcctatgttgcttatactccagggtccagacgtctgcttgcagcacgcagaccttcactctttacgaaagcaaatcataatgaacggaatgagtctaaataagtagttcaactgttcaagtcacagtgtgttgttaaacgtttaaaacggccaaccacaaactgtagtcaaaacgttcggtatagtgtcgtaagtggacaagccagaagccactctggcttcagcgcattcaacgtgtaaatctttcgccttttactaaagatttccgtgtgccggagcatataatgagtcgaagaaaatttgttcagagccgcggcaatgctgtggccaaaccttatgatcatcaactgcaaaatttggaatcacatttgtgagtggatgccatcacaaagactttcaaggtgttacctgttcaaaacgcttttatatcagccaaccgaaccgatctacgtttccatcgctccacaaatttgagaatctacctgctgaatattcttatcaatctccttgatcgtgcagctttgcgcagaggcgataccgtagctgatgaggaacttccgaggcgcggttattgctagttgaaaactatacccaataccccgccctttcggctcttacagagacgattgaggcaatatctgaagaattccgtggaattcctatgttgcttatactccagggtccaggcgtctgcttgcagcacgcagaccttcactctttacgaaagcaaatcataatgaacggaatgagtctaaataagtagttcaactgttcaagtcacagtgtgttgttaaacgtttaaaacggccaaccacaaactgtagtcaaaacgttcggtatagtgtcgtaagtggacaagccagaagccactctggcttcagcgcattcaacgtgtaaatctttcgccttttactaaagatttccgtgtgccggagcatataatgagtcgaagaaaatttgttcagagccgcggcaatgctgtggccaaaccttatgatcatcaactgcaaaatttggaatcacatttgtgagtggatgccatcacaaagactttcaaggtgttacctgttcaaaacgcttttatatcagccaaccgaaccgatctacgtttccatcgctccacaaatttgagaatctacctgctgaatattcttatcaatctccttgatcgtgcagctttgcgcagaggcgataccgtagctgatgaggaacttccgaggcgcggttattgctagttgaaaactatacccaataccccgccctttcgactcttacagagacgattgaggcaatatctgaagaattccgtggaattcctatgttgcttatactccagggtccagacgtctgcttgcagcacgcagaccttcactctttacgaaagcaaatcataatgaacggaatgagtctaaataagtagttcaactgttcaagtcacagtgtgttgttaaacgtttaaaacggccaaccacaaactgtagtcaaaacgttcggtatagtgtcgtaagtggacaagccagaagccactctggcttcagcgcattcaacgtgtaaatctttcgccttttactaaagatttccgtgtgccggagcatataatgagtcgaagaaaatttgttcagagccgcggcaatgctgtggccaaaccttatgatcatcaactgcaaaatttggaatcacatttgtgagtggatgccatcacaaagactttcaaggtgttacctgttcaaaacgcttttatatcagccaaccgaaccgatctacgtttccatcgctccacaaatttgagaatctacctgctgaatattcttatcaatctccttgatcgtgcagctttgcgcagaggcgataccgtagctgatgaggaacttccgaggcgcggttattgctagttgaaaactatacccaataccccgccctttcggctcttacagagacgattgaggcaatatctgaagaattccgtggaattcctatgttgcttatactccagggtccagacgtctgcttgcagcacgcagaccttcactctttacgaaagcaaatcataatgaacggaatgagtctaaataagtagttcaactgttcaagtcacagtgtgttgttaaacgtttaaaacggccaaccacaaactgtagtcaaaacgttcggtatagtgtcgtaagtggacaagccagaagccactctggcttcagcgcattcaacgtgtaaatctttcgccttttactaaagatttccgtgtgccggagcatataatgagtcgaagaaaatttgttcagagccgcggcaatgctgtggccaaaccttatgatcatcaactgcaaaatttggaatcacatttgtgagtggatgccatcacaaagactttcaaggtgttacctgttcaaaacgcttttatatcagccaaccgaaccgatctacgtttccatcgctccacaaatttgagaatctacctgctgaatattcttatcaatctccttgatcgtgcagctttgcgcagaggcgataccgtagctgatgaggaacttccgaggcgcggttattgctagttgaaaactatacccaataccccgccctttcgactcttacagagacgattgaggcaatatctgaagaattccgtggaattcctatgttgcttatactccagggtccagacgtctgcttgcagcacgcagaccttcactctttacgaaagcaaatcataatgaacggaatgagtctaaataagtagttcaactgttcaagtcacagtgtgttgttaaacgtttaaaacggccaaccacaaactgtagtcaaaacgttcggtatagtgtcgtaagtggacaagccagaagccactctggcttcagcgcattcaacgtgtaaatctttcgccttttactaaagatttccgtgtgccggagcatataatgagtcgaagaaaatttgttcagagccgcggcaatgctgtggccaaaccttatgatcatcaactgcaaaatttggaatcacatttgtgagtggatgccatcacaaagactttcaaggtgttacctgttcaaaacgcttttatatcagccaaccgaaccgatctacgtttccatcgctccacaaatttgagaatctacctgctgaatattcttatcaatctccttgatcgtgcagctttgcgcagaggcgataccgtagctgatgaggaacttccgaggcgcggttattgctagttgaaaactatacccaataccccgccctttcggctcttacagagacgattgaggcaatatctgaagaattccgtggaattcctatgttgcttatactccagggtccagacgtctgcttgcagcacgcagaccttcactctttacgaaagcaaatcataatgaacggaatgagtctaaataagtagttcaactgttcaagtcacagtgtgttgttaaacgtttaaaacggccaaccacaaactgtagtcaaaacgttcggtatagtgtcgtaagtggacaagccagaagccactctggcttcagcgcattcaacgtgtaaatctttcgccttttactaaagatttccgtgtgccggagcatataatgagtcgaagaaaatttgttcagagccgcggcaatgctgtggccaaaccttatgatcatcaactgcaaaatttggaatcacatttgtgagtggatgccatcacaaagactttcaaggtgttacctgttcaaaacgcttttatatcagccaaccgaaccgatctacgtttccatcgctccacaaatttgagaatctacctgctgaatattcttatcaatctccttgatcgtgcagctttgcgcagaggcgataccgtagctgatgaggaacttccgaggcgcggttattgctagttgaaaactatacccaataccccgccctttcggctcttacagagacgattgaggcaatatctgaagaattccgtggaattcctatgttgcttatactccagggtccagacgtctgcttgcagcacgcagaccttcactctttacgaaagcaaatcataatgaacggaatgagtctaaataagtagttcaactgttcaagtcacagtgtgttgttaaacgtttaaaacggccaaccacaaactgtagtcaaaacgttcggtatagtgtcgtaagtggacaagccagaagccactctggcttcagcgcattcaacgtgtaaatctttcgccttttactaaagatttccgtgtgccggagcatataatgagtcgaagaaaatttgttcagagccgcggcaatgctgtggccaaaccttatgatcatcaactgcaaaatttggaatcacatttgtgagtggatgccatcacaaagactttcaaggtgttacctgttcaaaacgcttttatatcagccaaccgaaccgatctacgtttccatcgctccacaaatttgagaatctacctgctgaatattcttatcaatctccttgatcgtgcagctttgcgcagaggcgataccgtagctgatgaggaacttccgaggcgcggttattgctagttgaaaactatacccaataccccgccctttcggctcttacag
Proteins encoded in this window:
- the LOC143445349 gene encoding NADPH:adrenodoxin oxidoreductase, mitochondrial-like isoform X2; the protein is MLLRNCFIRSWGAFKDICKPSVAHTQHNLFRFYVNDVPNDSPKVCVVGSGPSGFSITQTLLKNHPSLLVDMYEKLPVPFGLIRYGVAPDHQDVKNCINGYNKTAESHRFSFYGNIEVGKDVSLDMLWSQYHAVILCTGAQKERNLNIPGQKSKNIFTSKQFVGWYNGLPEYQKLDIDLSGGNAVIVGVGNVALDVARMLLKPQGRRGPLQMACTRKELSEITDLPHISTSIEEEHFGKAVQDALKKKDLKRRKQQRLVSYLLKMAKMSKSNVSADSNLSVLFLRAPLEIITNNKLVKSIKFLKYRMKDDNPYEAKPVSTEEVEEIPCDLLVSCIGYDNEPIDSAKIPFENGKIVQVNGRILDDEGLYACGWCNHGAKGVLADSSNDSMLTGSTVLSDLHFLFAKKGNLSGSRQIITHFKNSGKTIVKWNDWKKIDHFEVTSGKKMNKIREKVLSYDEMISFVRS
- the LOC143445349 gene encoding NADPH:adrenodoxin oxidoreductase, mitochondrial-like isoform X1 — encoded protein: MLLRNCFIRSWGAFKDICKPSVAHTQHNLFRFYVNDVPNDSPKVCVVGSGPSGFSITQTLLKNHPSLLVDMYEKLPVPFGLIRYGVAPDHQDVKNCINGYNKTAESHRFSFYGNIEVGKDVSLDMLWSQYHAVILCTGAQKERNLNIPGQKSKNIFTSKQFVGWYNGLPEYQKLDIDLSGGNAVIVGVGNVALDVARMLLKPQGLLKETDIATEAHEKLLQSNIKNVFLIGRRGPLQMACTRKELSEITDLPHISTSIEEEHFGKAVQDALKKKDLKRRKQQRLVSYLLKMAKMSKSNVSADSNLSVLFLRAPLEIITNNKLVKSIKFLKYRMKDDNPYEAKPVSTEEVEEIPCDLLVSCIGYDNEPIDSAKIPFENGKIVQVNGRILDDEGLYACGWCNHGAKGVLADSSNDSMLTGSTVLSDLHFLFAKKGNLSGSRQIITHFKNSGKTIVKWNDWKKIDHFEVTSGKKMNKIREKVLSYDEMISFVRS